Genomic segment of Coffea arabica cultivar ET-39 chromosome 1e, Coffea Arabica ET-39 HiFi, whole genome shotgun sequence:
CTACATTTATTGAACTCTTTTTTGGCATATAGTTGGATAAGCGCAGGTTTACTGGCTATATAAGACCTGTAATCTGTGGTACAACGCCACCAAAATACGGCATTTAGCTGTTCTAGTGAGAAAACATGGCATTTCTTCTTTCAAGTTGGTCGTCCAATCTAAAATCTTTGCCAAAAAACTACGTTGTAGCTGTAGAGAAGCCTCAATTAAGCAAGGGCATACCAGTGGTTGATCTAGGTGAAGAAGGTCAAGCCAATATAACTCAGAAAATCATGAAAGCTGGTCAAGAATTTGGCCTATTCCAGGTTTGCAGCTTTGAACTTTCATGTTTTCGAAACATGAATTATGTTGATTTCAATCAAAAGTTAATTAGTACTTGTGTATGATTATGTAACAGGTGATCAACCACGGAGTATCTGAAGAGTTGATGACTGATGCTGTGAATGTGGGCAGAGAGTTCTTTTCGCTGCCTGCTGAGGAGAAAGCAAAGTTCGTTGATCAAGATGCACAAAATGGATGCATGGTTAACACCACCTCTGGAAGTTATAGAAATGGTTTACACCAGCACCATACCAGTATATGATGAATTTTGATCTCCTATTGAGCCAGCGAATTTTAGGCAGATTATCTTGATATATCATGATACCATATTGTTCTACTCCAGTATCAATTGAAGGAACCTGCATTTCAGATTCTTCTGtcttttcaaaacaaaaaaaatctgattttctaGCAAACAATTACTTTTTCTTGGATGGATTTCATACATTGATCGTAGCATGCAGATTAATGTATATAAAGGAACATGTGTACTGACTAAGATGTgggctttatttttttattttttgtggtgAATAGAAAGATCATCTCCTGACTTCTTTTATTTACTGTTATCTGCAGACCATGAACTAATATTCCTTTACTCATTATTTCTGGACAAAATAAATACCATTTCAATTTGCAGAGAGATCATAGGACCATATACAACTGATGTGAGAAAGTTGGGTATCAGAGTAATGTCAAGATCACATTGGCCTGACAATCAACATGGACAAGAAGCAAGGGAGGAACTAAGCTGTGTACACTGTACAGAAGGCTTAACAGGAATGGTTGGAGTTCAAGGAAGCTGAGGAAGTAAATGACAGAAAATGCATTGCTGAAACAACTCAACCTCATGAGAACAGGAACTGGTACCCCCCTGAACAAGGAATAATTAGAGTCAACAATGATGCTGCTATAGCCTTGCAAATGAACAAAACAGGAAGAGGAATAGTAGCAAGAGACTCCAAAGGGGAATTGGTGAAGGCCTGCGCACTGCAAGAGCGAAAAAGGGGTGAGCCCCTCATTGAAGAAGCTCTAGCAATAAGGGAAGCATTACTGATAGGACAGGAAGCTGGATGGAGAAGAATTGAAGTTCAGTCTGACAGCAAAGGGCTAATAGAGAAACATCAGGTAACAGCAAGGACAGAAACATTGAGATGATACTGGAAGACATACTGGAGTTGAGAGAGCTGTTTGATCAATGCAATTTCTCTTTTGTTCATAGATCAGGAAATGATGTTTGTCATAGACTAGTTAAATTTGCAACTAAACTAGTTAATGATGTAAAATGGGACACTAGCTTCGCCGTGTGGATCAAAAATCTTGCACAAAAAGACTACAGGACAGTTGTTCCTTTGTGTAACTAAAACTTGTATTATCAAGTTTAAAGATATAATACAATgccattttgacaaaaaaaaaagagtattgCTAATTATCTCTGGGGGACTAGGATTGACTAAGGAAGATCCTGACAACTATGATATGCTCCTAATGGTTCACAGCTACCTTGAATGTCCAGACCCGACTTCAGCCTTGGTAATTGCTGGACACCATGACGGTAACCTCATAACCATACTTCCACAGGATATTTATGGACTGCAAGTATTCAAGGATGGACATTGGCTTGGTGTGGAGCTTCTTCCAAATGGATTTGTCATCAACATATGTTTTTTCTCTAGAGGTACACATAAATTACCTGACTGGAAAAGCAGAACCTTGCACGTAGTTGTATGGTCGAACCTCCTTGGATTTATCTGAAATGAGAAGCTCGTGGAAGGCGGGGCTCTCTCCCCCGGAATACACTCTGATGCTTGAGTTAGGAAAGTTCCAACAAAAAAAGGTAGTTTAAAGATAGATGTTCTAAAATAATAGTTACTTGTTTCCTTGGACAGTTCCCAGTTTTTATTTACCTTTGCACAATTTGCTATATAATCACCGTTTCATGTCATGTGGAGAACTCGAGATCGAGATCTCATAATGATGTGTCAAGTTGAGATCTACTCAACATTTTTTATAATGTGTTAATGACTCATCAGCCTTTTAAGTGACTTGTCATCTTATTATTTCGAATATTATGACACTTGTCAAGACACGAGTCACCTTTGCATGATCTCCACGTATTccattttctatttttccttttcaatgaCCTATTTCTCCAACTAATTATGGCCACAACTCGCACTCACTCTGGAGAATTAATTGTTTGAACTGCAAAAATCCAAGCTCAAGTATAATTATTCGGCTTGAAAAGGAAcatttaaggaaaaaaatataagaatTATTGGACCAGTAAAGACATTGGAAGATGGAACACATAAAATTCTTATTTGTCAGATGGGACAATTGTGAAATTAATATCTGAGAATTATAGGTATGATTTGGATCACCATTGCAGGTAATTACAATGGAAAGCTAAGAAATGCAGTGCATCGAGTGGTTACAAATTGAAACCTGTTCTAGGACATCACTGGCTAACTCTGTGAACTTTGCTTCTCATGGTATAATTGAACCTGCAAAATCACTTGTTAGTCCAAGCAATCCCCCATTGTTTAGCGGGTTCCATTGCAAAGAGTATTTTGAGGTTCTTTTGAGCAACAACTCTGACACTGAAGCAACGGCTGAATACTTCACAATCAGAAGCCAAACCATCAAATAGTAAAAGGGTTGTTTCGTCAGTTCTATAATATTCTGCATTTTGTGGtacttttttgtgtttttaactAATTGTTAATCATATCTGACGGACGAGTTTGACTAcctattttattaataaaaaaaatggagcaCAAAAAGAAGAGGGGAACATAAAGTCTTTCCTCCACactgagaaaataaaaaaaatacataacCTACATTTTCTCTTAGACTTGCTGGATTGATCAATACATGCATGCCTAAGAATATTGATCATGTTCTCttatccttccttttttttttttttcccttttttttccatttgCATTTACATTGAAACCTAATTTTGTCCTCGTCTTAAGAAGTCAAGATGGACTTTGAAACACTAATTGGTGATTTGCAAATCTAAATGCCTCCTACTTAATCTAAACTATTAAAAGAATTTAcggaaatttcaaatttttcctCAGATCTCTTAATTCAAACGCAACCTAAAGATATTCTAGCAATTGGTTTTCTTCTCTTAACGAGTTAGCCAATTCTATTTTTTGGTCAACGTTCTCGTGTtcatatttattcttttttagatgacttaaaagaagaaagatgaaATAGAGCACGAAAATACGTCCTTATATTCAAAGCTAAATGATTTATTCTGGATATTCAACTAAGTAGCCGGCAATCCCAAATTGCGTATGGATTTTTGTTGCTGATGTTATGATCCAAAAGTTAAAACTGCaccaaaaaaaaactattacAAATACTAGGGTCTAGacgtgaaagaaagaaaaacaataaaaaaaaatgcatttccATTCCcatcgacaaaaaaaaattaaaaagaaaaaaaaaacaactgtTGTCGCAACGACTACCATATAGTGAAACCCCTTGATTTTTCTAAGTCCTGGTTTCTTTCATCTTGCCTTCAGGTTTCACTGAAATATGAATTAACGATAATTAAATCTTGATAGACGGCTGAAATTTGGATGGACATCACAATGGGACGGACAAACAAATATGAAATAGAAATAGGGGTTAGTTATTAAATCTACCCTCCAAAAATACCTTTTCCTCAATTTCTCCCTTGAGTATTAAAACCACAAATCTCCCCCTTGCATTATTCGATTTTTTCCAATTAGGTACAATCAGCATACAGATCCAATTTCTCTTTAATTTGTTGCATGTAAGATGCATGTGCTACGGTCAAATGACTCAAATCATTTCCAAAGAAGTCAAACTTGACTGCACTTAAATGCATACAGGACTCGGGCAGGTGCAACCGTTCCTGAcggttttggtcatttttaaCAGCGCGTAATTTTGATAGCACACGGTATAACTTTATTTGCATAACGTGTAATTTTAGTACAAAATTTTGCGGGTCCCACCTACGGAGTGAAAATCGATGTACAACTAGTGATTTGGATCACGcacatttttttttggccaaaatctggCCGTGAACAGTTCAGGAGCGGTCCTGCCCCTCACCGATGCATATAACTCTTCTgcattttacccaaaaaaagataaataaaaaaaactaaatgatAATGATTCTTTCATATCCCCCACCTatattaaccaaaaaaaaataggctAAAAGATTAAGGGTTCAGTCTACATATGGAAGAGGTTAAAAAGTTGTtctgtatataatcttgtatttctttactattttttttcaatcaacTGTATATGCAATAGTTCACTGccaaattcaagattcaaatatTGAATTTCTTAGTTGGAGATAACAACGATACGGGGACAGGTGGGAGGTAAAACAAAAACATAGTCATACATGCAATAGTTGTATGTACATAtattgattattattttttttccggAAACGATAGAAGATATATTATAAATTCTCAAACTGTACAATATTTGAGCAAAGGCTCAAGCATCTTTACAAAGTGTACCTTGACACTTAAGGAGGGCCAAAAAATCTCTCCTCATCCATAAGTATGCTCAGGGCATAATAGCTAATTTGGTTACTTAAAGACATATTACTAATATTCCTAGCCTCAACAGAGCACATTTGAAACAGATTAGCTAACACATTTATGTCTTCGACCAGTGTGGCAGTATTCGGATTGTCGCCTTTCCCAGCTTTTAGCAAGGCAATGAGTTGCTTGTTGGCACTAATG
This window contains:
- the LOC113689058 gene encoding hyoscyamine 6-dioxygenase-like isoform X2; translated protein: MAFLLSSWSSNLKSLPKNYVVAVEKPQLSKGIPVVDLGEEGQANITQKIMKAGQEFGLFQVINHGVSEELMTDAVNVGREFFSLPAEEKAKFVDQDAQNGCMVNTTSGSYRNERS
- the LOC113689058 gene encoding hyoscyamine 6-dioxygenase-like isoform X3 gives rise to the protein MAFLLSSWSSNLKSLPKNYVVAVEKPQLSKGIPVVDLGEEGQANITQKIMKAGQEFGLFQVINHGVSEELMTDAVNVGREFFSLPAEEKAKFVDQDAQNGCMRDHRTIYN
- the LOC113689058 gene encoding hyoscyamine 6-dioxygenase-like isoform X1, yielding MAFLLSSWSSNLKSLPKNYVVAVEKPQLSKGIPVVDLGEEGQANITQKIMKAGQEFGLFQVINHGVSEELMTDAVNVGREFFSLPAEEKAKFVDQDAQNGCMVNTTSGSYRNGLHQHHTSI